The Bdellovibrionales bacterium genome segment GGCCATTGTCGACCAGTACTTTCGTTTTTGCCTCCCGAGTATTGATCGCTCGCGCCAACGATTCTGGGTCCACAATCCCTGTCGCAAACTGACGTTTTACAAGAACAGAAAGTATAACGCTTCCTACGGCGGTGATTTGAGGAGTGACGGTCAAATTCAAGGTTACTGGATTTCGCTCTATGGAAGACTTCTTGTTTCCAGTTGGATCCGTAACCGTAGATCTTGTTAACACCTGCCCCTCTTGAGTGATTTGAGCAGATTCCTTATTGAGAGTTACAATACGAGGAGAGGACAGTATCTTAATTGTTGATTCTGTTTCTGCAAGAGAAAGGACAGCACCCAGTTCACCAAGAAAATCAAGCCTACCAACAGTTAAATCCAGAGCCAATGGATTTCCTAGCAGTGATGCTCGACTTATTGGGTTGATACTCAGGCCAGCCCTTAAGTCCAAGGGTCCCCCATTAGTTCCACCACTAGGGCTGAGGTTCACTTTTTCACCATCAAAACTCCAGTTAACTCCGACGCTCCTCTGAAACTCTTCGGTGGCTTCGACAATCTTTCCCTCAATCATCACTTGCAGTGGAGGAACATCAAGGCTTTTTACTAACTTTGCAATTCGGTTGATGATTTCGTCTGTATCAGTAATTATCAACGAGCTTGTACGATTATCGAAGGCGATTTTTCCTCGTTTATCGGAGAGAAATGGGCCCAGTTGCTTTGTCAAACTGTCAACGTCAGCATAGCTAACTGGAATAACTTTCACGCGGACCGGCGTGAGAGATTTTTGAGATTCAAGAATAGCTCGAGAAGAATCCGCCTCGGCCTGCAAAGTTGTCAAGGTGGAAATCCGAATAACATTGCCCTGGCGAATATATCCCAAGCGCTTCGATCGCATGATTGTCACAAGGGCTTGGTCCCATGGAACCTGACGCAATTTCAATGAAATTGTGCCAGTGACGTCATCCGAGATAATCATATTCACACCAGAATATTCTGCGATAAAATTGAGCGCATCACGGACATCGGCATCTTTGGTTTGGATAGACAGACGTCTACCATAAAATCTATTGTCTCCAGAAAAATATTCTTCCAAAGATTTTGCCCCGAGCATTTTCTCGTTCCGTTCGGCCGACTGAACATCATAAGATGCTTCTTTTGTTTCTTTTTTTTCTGCGGTTTCCGCATCTTCGGGATTAACAGCATCTCCAGCCTCGGCATCATCGACAGATGCCGCCAAATTATCAGCGGTTGGAGGCAATACCAAGATGGAATTCCCTTCTCTCTGAACCAGAGCCTTACCTGGATTGCGCATCTGCACAACAATCCTCGCTGTTGAGGAGCCCGCTGATTGGTAAGCATTTATCGCGGCAAACTCTCCCTCAAACTCTTTCATAATGTAAGGCCGCTTGAGCCGACTTGGGAGATTTACGTTGGCAATTTCCAAAACAAACTGATTCGTGGATTCGTTCACTCGAGTTTTATATTTCGCTGGCCCCGTGGTATCAACGACGACTGTGCCTCCGGCCTGATTGGCTAAAAACTTAATATCAGAGATAGAATTTCTGTTCTGATTGCTTTCGCCTTCCAAAGGCTCCCCTTCATTACTCGCAGACTCAATGGGAAGTTTTTCAGATGCAACTCCTTGTGGCTCGTCAGGAGCATTTGCAAAAGGGTCTTCTCCTTTTTCGCTCGTACTATCAAGCTCCCCGTCACCATCCTTCAAATCATCTTTCGCAAATTCTTCATCTTTAAACTCACTCGAACCGGATTCCTCATCAGACGGCGTATCGCTGTCCAGCTCATTGGCAATATCACTGTCCTCTGTGCCATCTTTGGTATTATCAGACGGGAGGCCTTCTGAAGGGTCATCGCCATCTTCCCCGGCTGTAAAGTCATCACCATCTGAATCGAGAACTAGATCATCTGAACTCGAGGAACTATTCGGCGATGTCGTGGTACATGAGACCAGACATGATAGAGCCAATAAAAAAACTAAGAGGCATTTCAAATTTAATTGTATCATCCCTGACACCCCTCTTATCTATAACAGACTATCTTGAAATTTTCATCACGGTCGTTGTATAAATCACTTCATCCTCTTTGCGAGTCGCCTCGACGATCACAACCTCGCCCTCACGAATCATAGCAATATAACCGTTGTTTCGGCCAATCCTTTCGTTCTTACCTATGATATGAACCGTATTGGTTGGATCAAGGAACATCGCCTGCGGTGATCCTACGTCCCAGATAATACCCACCAAATGGATCTCGTTGAGATCAAATCTCTGCAAAGGAAGCAGAGGGCCTTGCATCTCGCCCTGATCGAGCGAATCAATCTCGACGTAGGGCTTGAATGGGTCCTTGCGGTTTTTCGGATCATAAATGAAGGGCTCCAGAAAGGTTTGAAAGTCAGTAAACCGAGGAACGGGAGCTTTGGCCTCATTTTCTCCTCCCGTCTGCGTAGGAACACCAGTCGCACCTGGAGGAGTAAAAGAAGCCTCTGGAGCTGAAGCACCAGCAGGAACCTGCGCAGGTGCTGGGTTAATAGACCCATCTGGCGATGCAGATGTTGTTGGATTTGGATTCACAGTCAAATTCTCTGGTCCCTCCGAATTTGGAGGTGTATTGCTTCCCTGGGGAGTTGGAGCTGGACTCTGAGAAAAGGATGGAGTGATAAACTGCGAGGCCAAATACATAGCAAGGCCAAATCCAACTACGCCTACGCTAAAATACTGAATTTTCCCGGTCATAGAGCCACCCCTCCTAAGGTTCATTGCTTCGCGGGTTCGGTTGACGCAGTCGGCTCATTCTTTACGTAGCGGTAACCTTTGATCTGACACCTAAAAGTGATGATTGGCGATTCCCTATCTCCAATCTTGGCCTGACTGACCATGGATAATTGTGAAATAGTTAGAATTTTGTCCAACTTTGTTAAATACGAAAGAAACAATAGAATTTGAGAGTAAGTGCCTTGCAGTTCAACTTCAACTCCCATCTCTTCATAGAACTGACGATCAGCCCCAGGCTGTTTAGCCTGGGCAGTCAGATTCTGAAGTTCTCCAATTCCATTCACGCTGACCCCCGCGGCTCGGGCCTCCGTTGAGATCATCCGCATAAGCTCAGGTAAACTGAGTTTCTCTGGTATATAAGAGAGAAAAGACTCAAACTCCTCGCCCAGAACTTCCATCACTTTCCTCATCGTAGCGATTCGGCTGATCTGATTTTCTAAAGTTTTTATTTCAGTTTCAGAATCCTGAATCTGCTCCTTAGCTTTCTCAATGGCCAACTTCAGCGTAGACCCACTGTTATATCCGATAGAATAGTAAAGACCGGCGAAAAATAGTCCTAATCCAAGCGCCTTACCAAAAGTCAATTGCTGCTGGAGACGTTCCGCTAAGGTCATTCCTGCCCCTCAATGGTTGTCGTCAACTCAAAATTCTTTAAGGTACCATCTCTTGACGTCGTTTCTTTCGCTTGCAAAAGCACAACCTCAGAGAAAAATGAGCTCTTATCTAGAGCCTGAATCAAATCGGTCAAATCGTCATCAGTTAGGGCTAGGCCTTTCAGGCGAAACTTCTCGTCGATATAATCCAAACTATTTAGCCAAACTCTTTCAGGTATCATTGTTTGCAAAAAATCCAGTGCCTTCAACTCCCTCAATCGTGTTCTAGAAAGAGCCTTCATGATCTTCATCTTGTCTTCAAGCTCTTTTCCTTGCCTTTCAAATTCAGAGACCTTGTTCGCTTCTTCCTTTAGCTTTTTTACCTTTGCTTGTAACTCTTCAAGCTGTATAGCAAAAACCTGTTCTTCTTTTTTTAAATTGTCTACGTTATTGCTTTCAAAGAACACGAGAATCACAGTGAAAACTGACATCAGCATAATCTTGATGACGGCTTCTTTTTGAACTTCGCTTCCAGCCCCTTTTTCAACCGTAATAGCATAAGTGGTATCACCACCGCTCGCTATCGATCTATTTTTAAGCAGGTTTATCCTAATCATTTTTCCTCTGACTCACTCAATCCAAATAGGAAATTCTAAGATCACTTCCATTGCAACACATTCTGTTGCATGTGCTTGGCCCCCTCAATGACGGGCATTAAATCAAAATCTCTCAAAATGATATCCTCTGAAATCACATTACTATCCTCCACTGGAGGTTTCCCATAAGATTTTGGCTTCTTGTCTAAAGATTGAACCAGATCCCCAAGATCCGAATCAGTGAGGGCCACGCCCTGAAAACAAAATTTCTTATCAGTGTATTCAAAATTTGTCAGCCAAACCCGCTGGCGCACAATTTTTTTCAAGAAGTTCCAAACATTCAAGTCTCCCATTGAGGTCCTTGAAAGAATCATTATGACCCTGGTGATCAACAGAAAAGTCGTGAACAAAGAAACCAAAATGATCTTCAGAGAGCTCTCCCTCTTAAGGCCAATTGCTTCCCTCGCATCAGCCGGAACTTGGAAGGGATGAAGATCGCCACCTCCGCCTGTCGATTTGTCTCTGAGTAGATTCAATTTGATCATGAATCCCCTATCTCCCGCATTCCGAGCCCAATAGCAACGGCCGAAAAATCACGAACCTGTGCGATGTAATCTGGTGAAAAAACCCGATCATTGTAGGTAATGGAAATAAAGGGATTGAAGCTCTCGATTCGAACACCCATCCGCTTGGATAAGGCATCCACCAAACCTCCGGTTCGCGATCCGCCACCAGTCACAAAACATTGTGTTATCGCACCGGAATTCGAGGTATTTCTAAAAAAATCAAGACTGGCCTGGACCTCATCGCAAACGACATCGTGAGTACTAAGAATGATTTTGCCCAATTCCTCGGGTCCTGGCTGCCCAGAAGAAAACGCAATTTTCAAGGCCTCCGCCTCCTCAATAGTGACTCCCATTGCCTTTTGAATCTCAGCGTTATAGGTCCCGCCGCCCACAGGCACATCTCTACAAAAAACAACCTCTCCATTTTCAAAAACAACATAATTTATAACGCTTGCGCCAATGTTGAGCAAACAGACAACCTGTCCCTCCATAATCCCGTAATTTTTCTCAAAACAATTGGCTAAGGCAAATCCGCCAACATCCAAAATCGAACAGATCAAACCCGAACTCTCAACGATCTCTGCGTACCGAAATACATGTTCCTGCCGAGCTGCAATAAGAATGATGTCCATTGTTTCAGCGCTCTGATTGATCTTCTCCAAGACCTTGTATTCTAGGTTAACGTCATTCACATCGAAAGGAATATACTGTTCAGCTTCCCATCTGATCTGCTCGGCAACTAAACTCTCATCCATGCGTGGAATCGAAATTTTCTTGACGATGACCGAAGAACCCCATAGCCCCGTTGAAACGTGGCGACGCTTTGTCTTTACCTCGCTCATCATTCTGCGAATTGCATCGGCAACAATTTGAGAATCCAAGACTTCGCCACTAGAAACTCCACCAGCGGGAGTCGGCGTAAGTCCAAAAGAAACCAATTTTGCTCCCGAACGACTAACATCAAGTTCAGCAATCTTGATCGTACTGGTACCAACGTCGAGGCCGATGATCTTTTTGCTCGAGAAAAACATTTCTAGTTACCCTTTAAAGATGAATGCTTCGGCGCAGTAAATACGCTAATACTTTAGAGATTAAATCGAACGACACATTAAATGTCAATTGGGGGGAAAAAGGCTTGGCAGAAAGAACCCGAGATACCACCGCCCGATACTTTCTCCGCCAAAAATGTAGAGAACTGCTGAAAATGCGAGATAAGGACCAAATGGAATCGTGCTCTTTAGCCCACCCTTTCTCCTAATTGCTAGGGCTATACCGACAAGACTACCGATTATGCTGGAAGCTAGAATCACAAATGGAACGCTTTGCCAACCTAAAACGGCCCCAATCCAACCCATGAGCTTAATATCTCCGCCTCCCATTCCTTCCTCTTTGCGCAATACCAAGTAGACATAGGCCACGGCCCATAGAAATCCAAATCCCATCCCAAATCCAGCCAAGGATTCATAAAAGCTTCTCTCAGGAGAAATCGCAGCCCCCAGAAGCCCAAGCGCAATTCCAGGCCAAGTAAAAACATCGGGCAAAAGCATGTGATCGCAATCGATAAAGGAGACAACGATCAATCCAAAGACAAACAGAGAATACTCTGCAAAGGTCCAGGAAAATCCCAGACGAAGGTACAAGCTTGCCAAAAGAATACCTGAAAGGAACTCGACGAATGGATATCTAAAGGAGATGGACTGCTGACAATTTCGGCACTTTCCCTTAAGCACCAACCAAGAGAGAATCGGAATATTGTCTCTCCAAGAAATCGAAACACCACATTTTGGGCAGGCGCTTCCTGGCCAAGCTACGTTTTTCTTTAGCGGCACTCGGTGGATTAAAACATTGGCAAAGCTGCCAAAAATGGAACCAAACAAAAAAATAGAAACAAAGACCAGCCAAGTTTCAAGGCTTGCAAAGTCAGGCAAAGTCTTTTCTCCGCAAAATGATCGAAGTGAGCGTCATAAGAAGCACAAACCAAGCAAGAGAATATCCAAGTGCAGCAATTACTTCAACTCCGCTTATCTTTTCCTGGTATATAACGGCCGAACGCCAATTGAACTTCTCTAGGTTTGGAAGGAAGGACGAAACCAAATCACTAAATCTAAGAAAGGCCTCAGATTTACTTTTACTGGCGAAAAAACTTAAATCGTTGAGCCAATGGCCAATTAAAAAAAATCCAATCGAAGAAGTTACGACCATGGCTGGACTCGCAAAACTGCCGAAAAATATCGTCAGCCCCAAAAGAACAAAAGATTCCAAAATAATTCCGAAAAGCGCCGTAAGATATTGAATATCAATGGGTACGCTCAGTCCCAAAAAAACAAAACACAGCATGACGGCCAATCCCATAACAACCGTCAATGTGACCA includes the following:
- a CDS encoding prepilin peptidase, translating into MPDFASLETWLVFVSIFLFGSIFGSFANVLIHRVPLKKNVAWPGSACPKCGVSISWRDNIPILSWLVLKGKCRNCQQSISFRYPFVEFLSGILLASLYLRLGFSWTFAEYSLFVFGLIVVSFIDCDHMLLPDVFTWPGIALGLLGAAISPERSFYESLAGFGMGFGFLWAVAYVYLVLRKEEGMGGGDIKLMGWIGAVLGWQSVPFVILASSIIGSLVGIALAIRRKGGLKSTIPFGPYLAFSAVLYIFGGESIGRWYLGFFLPSLFPPN
- a CDS encoding pilus assembly protein PilP encodes the protein MTGKIQYFSVGVVGFGLAMYLASQFITPSFSQSPAPTPQGSNTPPNSEGPENLTVNPNPTTSASPDGSINPAPAQVPAGASAPEASFTPPGATGVPTQTGGENEAKAPVPRFTDFQTFLEPFIYDPKNRKDPFKPYVEIDSLDQGEMQGPLLPLQRFDLNEIHLVGIIWDVGSPQAMFLDPTNTVHIIGKNERIGRNNGYIAMIREGEVVIVEATRKEDEVIYTTTVMKISR
- a CDS encoding ABC transporter permease, producing the protein MNSIWVLAKNTFLELIRDRILYGLLVFAVLLIGLSLALGQLSFAEQSRISANFGFTAIHLSMVVLSIFVGSTLVAKELDKKTIFTLLARPLSRPQFLLGKCLGLTMVTLTVVMGLAVMLCFVFLGLSVPIDIQYLTALFGIILESFVLLGLTIFFGSFASPAMVVTSSIGFFLIGHWLNDLSFFASKSKSEAFLRFSDLVSSFLPNLEKFNWRSAVIYQEKISGVEVIAALGYSLAWFVLLMTLTSIILRRKDFA
- the pilM gene encoding type IV pilus assembly protein PilM, with product MFFSSKKIIGLDVGTSTIKIAELDVSRSGAKLVSFGLTPTPAGGVSSGEVLDSQIVADAIRRMMSEVKTKRRHVSTGLWGSSVIVKKISIPRMDESLVAEQIRWEAEQYIPFDVNDVNLEYKVLEKINQSAETMDIILIAARQEHVFRYAEIVESSGLICSILDVGGFALANCFEKNYGIMEGQVVCLLNIGASVINYVVFENGEVVFCRDVPVGGGTYNAEIQKAMGVTIEEAEALKIAFSSGQPGPEELGKIILSTHDVVCDEVQASLDFFRNTSNSGAITQCFVTGGGSRTGGLVDALSKRMGVRIESFNPFISITYNDRVFSPDYIAQVRDFSAVAIGLGMREIGDS
- a CDS encoding PilN domain-containing protein yields the protein MIRINLLKNRSIASGGDTTYAITVEKGAGSEVQKEAVIKIMLMSVFTVILVFFESNNVDNLKKEEQVFAIQLEELQAKVKKLKEEANKVSEFERQGKELEDKMKIMKALSRTRLRELKALDFLQTMIPERVWLNSLDYIDEKFRLKGLALTDDDLTDLIQALDKSSFFSEVVLLQAKETTSRDGTLKNFELTTTIEGQE
- the pilO gene encoding type 4a pilus biogenesis protein PilO, which encodes MTLAERLQQQLTFGKALGLGLFFAGLYYSIGYNSGSTLKLAIEKAKEQIQDSETEIKTLENQISRIATMRKVMEVLGEEFESFLSYIPEKLSLPELMRMISTEARAAGVSVNGIGELQNLTAQAKQPGADRQFYEEMGVEVELQGTYSQILLFLSYLTKLDKILTISQLSMVSQAKIGDRESPIITFRCQIKGYRYVKNEPTASTEPAKQ
- the pilQ gene encoding type IV pilus secretin PilQ, with the translated sequence MIQLNLKCLLVFLLALSCLVSCTTTSPNSSSSSDDLVLDSDGDDFTAGEDGDDPSEGLPSDNTKDGTEDSDIANELDSDTPSDEESGSSEFKDEEFAKDDLKDGDGELDSTSEKGEDPFANAPDEPQGVASEKLPIESASNEGEPLEGESNQNRNSISDIKFLANQAGGTVVVDTTGPAKYKTRVNESTNQFVLEIANVNLPSRLKRPYIMKEFEGEFAAINAYQSAGSSTARIVVQMRNPGKALVQREGNSILVLPPTADNLAASVDDAEAGDAVNPEDAETAEKKETKEASYDVQSAERNEKMLGAKSLEEYFSGDNRFYGRRLSIQTKDADVRDALNFIAEYSGVNMIISDDVTGTISLKLRQVPWDQALVTIMRSKRLGYIRQGNVIRISTLTTLQAEADSSRAILESQKSLTPVRVKVIPVSYADVDSLTKQLGPFLSDKRGKIAFDNRTSSLIITDTDEIINRIAKLVKSLDVPPLQVMIEGKIVEATEEFQRSVGVNWSFDGEKVNLSPSGGTNGGPLDLRAGLSINPISRASLLGNPLALDLTVGRLDFLGELGAVLSLAETESTIKILSSPRIVTLNKESAQITQEGQVLTRSTVTDPTGNKKSSIERNPVTLNLTVTPQITAVGSVILSVLVKRQFATGIVDPESLARAINTREAKTKVLVDNGQTAVIGGVYQSDASQGETGVPVLKDIPVLGWLFKYRQRDSQKNELLIFLTPRVINFGEQGKQEDIETSSISQRFNFAVG